One part of the Lytechinus pictus isolate F3 Inbred chromosome 3, Lp3.0, whole genome shotgun sequence genome encodes these proteins:
- the LOC129255805 gene encoding bone morphogenetic protein receptor type-2-like, with product MLGCRQKSHGCWGNEARSLNCNQENCTAHSKPSEYLVRTKNQTSRICCCAGDYCNRNVSDAYVPLPSTKPTVTQYKVISDKMNYDMERTILIAVIPIFCVSVAIAIMYFIFRMRLQRSTKAQMSQLPMLEAPPPEPTFDLDQLKMMELVGQGRYCNVYRAALSEKEIAVKVFTGSSKQCYMNELDIMGLPHMEHSNLLQYVGSGDRMGEDGWVEHLLVVEMISRGSLMSYLRENSYDWHTMCRLAQTTAAGLAHLHQVIDTPGGLKPAVVHRDINSRNVLVNAEGNCIIGDFGFAMKVCGSSVVGEADGDNSTITDVGTVRYMSPEVLDGAVNLRDCECALKQVDVYALGLVIWEIAMRCKDLYPRDEIGNYQMPFEEQVGLHPTFEDMQVLVSRERKRPQFPDAWKQNSQALRSLKETIEDCWDHDAEARLTALCVEERIIELMVLWDKHHTVSPTINPTTQGNAIPTHTMTDYTARPMDIIATEYPGIARLADGTMIAVRSNGQPVLGAASDTSGTASDTKNHHGLQSSVSSGLEKNERLRLLSPDTISTSLSSQSDLNLIDLTASAPPVDPKNLHHSDDSIERYTTDLKYGPSQSGPKYCDGFSEPSTSPSRPLVVNEMRAGLSKDQMTDNLSHGMGKLKNKSSSMPSWNHMNGVDPRSRAVKQPVNKAKLDTNLHRQQARSTSPKQPNQNKYDASESSGASSEGASVSRVSPNINIRPNSLPLQSTHRGSKKKLMAVYIPKAGPTTKVQTGIAKMDSVAPSCHQVKMAANTHKHQQPAHNVVEKLQHGNVQNLEPGAERPHSWACDSSSSSDHSHEIDRRNGNASGSTSCIAKGDNGKRKVTPFRLLTEKLSIHKGKDKKDPKDHTDCNGVNNQNPGELNVNNNAKAVAPQTLANGSDNDSTVCSDLSNGHAGVTLNGDAYPLNGKLVNGSAKLQANFELECV from the exons atgttaggctgccGTCAGAAGTCACATG GTTGTTGGGGGAATGAGGCCAGGTCTCTGAATTGCAACCAAGAGAACTGCACTGCCCACAGCAAGCCGAGTGAATACCTGGTCCGTACCAAAAACCAGACTAGCAGGATCTGCTGCTGTGCCGGAGACTACTGCAATAGAAACGTGTCTGATGCATACGTCCCTCTGCCCTCCACAAAGCCAACAGTCACTCAGTACA AAGTGATATCAGACAAAATGAATTACGACATGGAGAGAACTATTCTCATTGCTGTCATCCCCATCTTCTGTGTCTCGGTTGCCATAGCAATCATGTACTTCATCTTCCGCATGAGGCTGCAGCGCTCCACCAAGGCCCAAATGAGCCAGTTGCCCATGTTGGAAGCCCCTCCCCCAGAGccaacctttgaccttgaccagCTAAAGATGATGGAGCTTGTTGGGCAAGGAAG ATATTGCAATGTTTATCGGGCTGCTCTGAGTGAGAAGGAGATTGCTGTGAAGGTGTTCACAGGATCCTCCAAGCAGTGTTACATGAATGAGCTTGACATCATGGGTCTTCCCCATATGGAGCACTCCAACCTTCTCCAGTATGTTGGATCTGGAGATCGCATGGGGGAGGATGGATGGGTGGAGCACCTCCTGGTGGTGGAGATGATCTCCAGGGGATCCCTCATGTCATACCTGAGGGAGAATAGCTACGACTGGCACACCATGTGCAGGCTGGCTCAAACCACTGCTGCAGGATTAGCACATCTGCATCAGGTCATAGACACTCCAG GTGGCCTCAAACCAGCTGTTGTTCATCGAGACATCAACAGTCGTAATGTGTTAGTGAATGCTGAAGGTAATTGTATCATTGGTGATTTTGGCTTTGCCATGAAGGTCTGTGGATCCAGTGTGGTTGGAGAGGCTGATGGTGACAATAGTACCATCACTGAT GTGGGAACAGTACGCTACATGTCTCCTGAGGTTCTTGATGGTGCCGTCAATCTAAGAGACTGTGAGTGCGCCCTCAAGCAGGTGGATGTGTACGCTCTCGGACTTGTCATCTGGGAAATTGCAATGAGATGTAAAGATCTATATCCCAGGG ATGAAATAGGTAACTATCAGATGCCCTTTGAAGAACAAGTTGGGCTTCATCCAACATTTGAAGACATGCAGGTCTTAGTGTCAAGGGAGAGGAAGAGACCTCAATTCCCTGATGCATGGAAACAGAACAGCCAG GCTCTAAGAAGTCTGAAAGAGACCATCGAAGACTGCTGGGATCATGATGCAGAGGCTAGACTTACTGCACTGTGTGTTGAGGAGCGCATCATTGAACTGATGGTTCTTTGGGACAAGCACCATACAGTTAGCCCCACTATCAACCCCACCACCCAGGGGAATGCCATCCCTACCCACACCATGACAGACTACACTGCCCGACCAATGGATATCATTGCTACAGAGTATCCGGGTATTGCTAGACTGGCTGATGGTACAATGATTGCTGTAAGAAGCAACGGTCAGCCTGTGCTTGGTGCAGCCAGTGATACGTCTGGTACGGCAAGTGATACAAAGAACCATCATGGCCTTCAGTCATCAGTGAGCAGTGGTTTGGAGAAGAACGAGCGCTTACGACTCCTGTCTCCAGATACCATCAGTACCAGCCTTTCCTCACAATCAGACCTCAATCTTATTGATCTGACTGCATCGGCTCCACCAGTCGATCCAAAGAACTTGCATCATTCTGATGACAGCATTGAGAGGTACACCACTGATCTCAAGTATGGTCCTTCACAGTCAGGACCCAAGTACTGTGATGGCTTTAGTGAACCTTCCACCTCTCCTAGTAGGCCTTTGGTTGTGAATGAAATGAGGGCAGGACTGAGCAAGGATCAAATGACAGACAATCTATCTCATGGAATGGGAAAGCTGAAGAACAAATCCTCAAGTATGCCATCCTGGAATCACATGAATGGAGTTGATCCTCGCTCACGTGCTGTGAAGCAGCCGGTCAATAAGGCCAAATTAGACACTAACCTGCATCGCCAGCAGGCAAGGAGTACCAGTCCCAAGCAGCCCAATCAGAATAAATATGATGCATCAGAAAGTTCTGGAGCCAGCAGTGAAGGGGCTAGTGTGAGTAGAGTATCCCCTAATATAAACATACGTCCTAACAGCTTGCCTCTTCAGTCTACTCACAGGGGATCAAAGAAAAAGCTGATGGCTGTCTATATCCCCAAAGCTGGCCCTACCACCAAAGTCCAGACAGGCATTGCAAAGATGGATAGTGTGGCACCTTCCTGCCATcaggtcaaaatggcagccaacaCCCACAAGCACCAGCAGCCAGCTCATAATGTTGTGGAAAAGCTACAACATGGAAATGTACAAAATCTAGAACCAGGAGCAGAACGTCCCCACTCATGGGCTTGTGATAGTTCGTCCAGTAGTGACCATTCACACGAGATTGATCGAAGAAATGGAAATGCTTCAGGCTCCACATCGTGCATAGCGAAAGGAGACAATGGCAAGAGAAAGGTAACTCCTTTCCGACTTCTCACAGAGAAACTGTCCATCCACAAAGGAAAGGACAAGAAAGATCCCAAGGATCATACTGACTGCAATGGAGTAAACAACCAGAATCCTGGAGAACTCAATGTGAACAACAATGCAAAGGCTGTAGCTCCTCAGACCTTGGCCAATGGTAGTGACAATGACTCTACTGTATGTTCAGACCTGAGTAATGGACATGCTGGCGTAACTCTTAATGGTGATGCCTATCCTTTGAATGGTAAACTAGTCAATGGCAGTGCAAAGCTTCAAGCTAACTTTGAACTAGAATGTGTTTAA